The following proteins come from a genomic window of Triticum aestivum cultivar Chinese Spring chromosome 6A, IWGSC CS RefSeq v2.1, whole genome shotgun sequence:
- the LOC123132353 gene encoding putative linoleate 9S-lipoxygenase 3, producing MFGWMTPPQLKGKVVLMRRNLLDLNHWQQPLSHDTWDEVTTKGVTCQLISSTVADPNDESGTRGLLGEEERVEHWVLHLPPINHGDTTYDVTFDWDVKKQGIPGAVIVRNYHATQFLLKTITIDDVPGHAGPIVFVANSWVYNTNKYHYDRVFFTNDTYLPSEMPMLLQPFREDELRILRGDDPRQKNGAYEEHDRVYRYDLYNDLGDPDHKNPRPTLGGPDSLYPYPRRGRTGRKPMVTDPTCESRNVLPVLQQFYVPRDENFNHVKKADFTAYLIKAISGGILPLLRQQFDSVSPREFDDFEDMYKLYEGGLKIPDIPALDELFKSFPPLRSIMPAGGDFLLKMPMPHVIKEDKLAWRTDEEFAREMLAGLNPHIITRLNVFPPRSTLEGYGDQTSKITVEHIQHNLGKLNVDKAIDAKRLFILDHHDNFMPHLLKINSLPNTFVYATRTLLFLQDDGTLKPIAIELSMPLLNDLGTKVVGADSKVYTPPSSGSESERAVQDTIWQLAKAYAAVNDSAWHGLISHWLHTHAVIEPFVIATNRQLSVTHPIHKLLQPHYRDTMTINALARQVLISAGGFFEMTVCPGEHALRISSEVYRNWNFTEQALPVDLIKRGVAKEDTESPCGVSLHIKDYPYAVDGLAVWSAIETWVDEYCRIYYPCDDVLRSDVELQAWWKEVREVGHGDIKDQPWWPKMTTLNELVRSCATIIWIASALHAAVNFGQYSYAGYLPNRPTVSRRQMPEPGTKEYKEVETDPDLAFIHTITSQLQSIIGVSVIEVLSNHSSDEVYLGQRDEPKWTSDIKAKKAFEDFSQKLIDIEKRIMNMNANRQLKNRNGPAKFPYMLLYPNTSDIDGESATGITAKGIPNSISI from the exons ATGTTCGGGTGGATGACGCCGCCGCAGCTCAAGGGGAAGGTGGTGCTCATGCGCAGGAACCTCCTCGACTTGAACCACTGGCAGCAACCCCTCAGCCACGACACCTGGGACGAGGTCACCACCAAAGGCGTCACCTGCCAGCTCATCAGCTCCACCGTCGCCGACCCCA ATGACGAGAGTGGCACCAGGGGTCTCTTGGGCGAAGAGGAGCGGGTTGAACACTGGGTGCTCCACTTGCCCCCGATCAACCACGGCGATACCACCTACGATGTCACCTTTGACTGGGACGTGAAGAAGCAAGGCATTCCTGGCGCCGTCATCGTTCGAAACTACCACGCCACCCAGTTTCTCCTCAAGACCATCACCATCGACGACGTCCCCGGCCACGCCGGTCCCATCGTCTTCGTCGCAAACTCATGGGTCTACAACACCAACAAGTACCACTACGACCGAGTCTTCTTCACCAACGAC ACGTACCTGCCAAGCGAGATGCCGATGCTGTTGCAGCCGTTCCGGGAGGACGAGCTCCGGATCCTGCGAGGGGATGACCCCAGGCAGAAGAACGGCGCCTATGAGGAGCACGACCGCGTCTACCGCTACGACCTCTACAACGACCTCGGCGATCCAGACCACAAGAACCCTCGCCCCACCCTCGGCGGCCCCGACAGCTTGTACCCATACCCGCGCCGAGGCCGCACCGGCAGGAAGCCCATGGTGACCGACCCCACGTGCGAGAGCAGGAACGTCTTGCCTGTGCTCCAACAGTTCTATGTCCCCCGCGACGAGAACTTCAACCACGTCAAGAAAGCCGACTTCACGGCCTACCTCATCAAGGCCATCTCCGGCGGcatcctccccctcctccgccAGCAGTTCGACTCCGTCTCGCCGCGCGAGTTCGACGACTTTGAGGACATGTACAAGCTCTACGAAGGCGGGCTTAAGATCCCCGACATCCCCGCCCTGGACGAGCTGTTCAAATCGTTCCCGCCGCTGAGGAGCATCATGCCGGCCGGCGGGGACTTCCTCCTCAAGATGCCCATGCCGCATGTCATCAAGGAGGACAAGCTCGCGTGGCGGACGGACGAGGAGTTCGCCCGGGAGATGCTCGCCGGCCTCAACCCACACATCATCACCCGCCTGAACGTGTTCCCTCCAAGGAGCACGCTTGAGGGGTACGGCGACCAGACGAGCAAGATCACGGTGGAGCACATCCAACACAACCTCGGCAAGCTCAATGTTGACAAGGCAATCGACGCCAAGAGGCTCTTCATCCTAGACCACCACGACAACTTCATGCCTCACCTGCTAAAGATCAACAGCCTCCCAAACACATTCGTCTACGCCACCAGGACGCTGCTCTTCCTGCAAGACGACGGCACTCTCAAGCCAATCGCCATCGAGCTCAGCATGCCACTACTTAACGACCTCGGCACCAAAGTGGTCGGCGCGGACAGCAAGGTCTACACGCCCCCCTCCAGTGGCTCGGAGTCGGAGAGGGCTGTCCAGGACACCATCTGGCAGCTGGCCAAGGCCTACGCCGCCGTGAACGATTCCGCGTGGCACGGCCTCATCAGCCACTGGCTCCATACGCACGCCGTCATCGAGCCATTCGTGATCGCCACCAACCGGCAGCTCAGCGTCACGCACCCCATCCACAAGCTCCTGCAGCCACactaccgcgacaccatgaccatCAACGCCCTGGCACGCCAGGTCCTCATCAGCGCCGGTGGCTTCTTCGAGATGACCGTCTGTCCAGGTGAGCACGCACTGAGAATCTCCTCTGAAGTCTATAGGAACTGGAACTTCACCGAGCAGGCACTGCCGGTAGACCtgatcaagaggggtgtggcgAAGGAGGACACGGAGAGCCCGTGCGGAGTGTCGCTGCACATCAAGGACTATCCGTACGCGGTGGATGGGTTGGCCGTCTGGTCGGCCATCGAGACTTGGGTTGACGAGTACTGCAGGATCTACTATCCCTGTGATGACGTGCTTCGGTCCGACGTCGAGCTACAGGCATGGTGGAAGGAGGTGCGTGAGGTCGGCCATGGCGACATCAAAGACCAGCCCTGGTGGCCCAAGATGACAACCTTGAACGAGCTCGTCAGGTCATGCGCCACCATCATCTGGATCGCCTCTGCGTTGCATGCCGCCGTCAACTTTGGCCAGTACTCGTACGCCGGCTACCTCCCCAACCGTCCGACGGTGAGCCGACGGCAGATGCCGGAGCCGGGCACCAAGGAGTACAAGGAGGTGGAGACTGACCCAGACCTGGCCTTCATCCACACCATCACGAGCCAGCTCCAAAGCATCATTGGAGTGTCCGTGATCGAGGTCCTGTCCAACCACTCCTCCGACGAAGTCTACCTGGGGCAGCGCGATGAGCCAAAGTGGACATCAGATATCAAGGCGAAAAAGGCGTTCGAGGACTTCAGCCAGAAGTTGATCGACATCGAGAAGAGAATCATGAACATGAACGCGAATCGTCAACTCAAGAACCGGAATGGGCCAGCAAAATTCCCCTACATGCTGCTCTACCCCAACACATCTGACATCGATGGTGAGAGCGCCACCGGGATCACGGCCAAGGGCATCCCCAACAGCATCTCCATCTGA